The Chitinophaga pinensis DSM 2588 region CAAAAGCATTCGGTGGTGAGAACGGAGAAGTGGTGGAAACACCAGGAGCAGTGAAGGGAGCGATCAAACGAGGCATTGATCATGTACTCAATAATACTACATCTTATATACTTGATATGAGAATAGCAGGCAATACGCCGACAGCTCCATCCACATCTGACGCTATCACCGCTTATTACAGCAAGCAACCGGTATTGGATTATTTCCACCAGGATACGGTAAAAGCAAAACTGTTGTCCGTAGCTACTAACAGACATATACCATCCAACATTCCTTCAATCTTCTAAAACCATTATCATTATGGCAAACGAACAAATCGATATCGCCATCATAGGTGGCGGCGTTTCCGGTGTATATAGTGCCTGGAAACTGAAAAAACAGTTCCCTGATCAGAAGATCGTCGTATTCGAAGGCAGCGATCATATCGGAGGGCGTTTACTATCAGTAAAGCCACCTGAAATCCCATATATGACAGCAGAACTGGGTGGTATGCGTATCCTGGAAAATACCCAGAAACTGATCGTAGACCTGATTGAAACCCTAAATACGGAATTACCAGCTGCAGAAAAGATTACACTCTATGATTTTCCTGTAGATGAACCTCAGAATCTGGCCTATCTGCGTGGTGAATACCTGCGTCTGGTTGATTTTGCAACCAGACCCGATAAGGTACCGTATAATATGTCATTCCTGGAAGAAGGAAACGGTCCGGGTACTATTATTGTTAACGCTATCGAACAGATTGTACCAGGTATCACTAATCCTGATCTGACAGAGGACGAGCGTCGTGAAATGGCTAAAGTGGCTTCTTTTGATGGCTTACCTTTATATCATTGGGGTTTCTGGAATCTTTTGTACAGGGTGATCAGTAGTGAGGGTTACCAGTTTGCGATGGATGCAGGAGGTTATGATTCGACGTTGGTAAACTGGAATGCATGTGATGCTATTCCCTGGTACTTATCGGACTTTGGTATCTCTCCCAAATACAAAGGTTTTACCAATGGTTTCCAGCAGGTACCCATTGCATTGGCAGAGCTGTTTGAAAAGGATGGTGGAGATGTTCGTCTGGAACATCGGCTGCTGAACTTTGACTATACAGACGGACAGTTTACACTCAATTTTGCGAACGATCAAACGATCATTGCCGGAAAACTGATTCTGGCTATGCCGCGTCGGGCGCTTGATCTGATAATGCCTGATAGTCCTGAGTTAAAACGGATCCAGCCATTGATCAGCAGTGTTACACCAAGACCGCTGTTCAAACTTTTCACTACTTATGCAAATCCATGGTGGAGAATCGCAGGCTATACCAATGCGGAAGGAAAGTTCGTTCCTGTACAGTCAGGCCGTTCTGTAACCGATCTGCCGGTAAGACAAACATACTATTGGCCAAACAGTGATGGTACGCCAGCTGTAAATGGCAGGGCGATGTTACTGGCCAGCTATGATGATGGGAATAACATCGGCTTCTGGGATGGATTAAGGCCACAACGTTCTGCCGCCTGGAGAGCAGGTCTCTCACATGCAAAGATTGCTGATCCATTTATTGGAGATGATGATCAGAAGATTGATGGAAAGAACGCTGCACCGGTACAAGGCCAATTGAACCAGACATGGGATGAATATCAGGCCCCCCGTCGTATGGTGGCAGAAATAGCTCGTCAGTTACAGCAGATGCATGGATTGGATTATACGCCGTTGGTAAAAAGTGCTGCTTTCCGCGACTGGGGAGAAGATCCATATGGTGGCGGATGGAATAGCTGGAATATTGGTATCAGGAGTTGGGAAGTAAGAGACAAAATCACAAACCCGATAGCAGAGATACCATTATACATTTGTGGAGAAGCGTATTCCGATGCACAAGGATGGGTAGAAGGAGCCTTGCAGACTGCTGAGATCATGTTAGGTAAATTCCTGGCGCCGTCTGCGAATGCTAAACAAACCAATAATGTTAGTCAGCTGCAACCCAGCTGATAAATGATATGGGGTGTTGAAATACTAACGGCAAAGCAGTTGTACAACTGTTTTGCCGTTTTGTTTTGACTGCCGCTGTTATAATAATACACATAGCCAGACACCATGAATTTATTCATTGATCTCTTTGGGCAGTTTCAGGTAGAATAATAGATGTAAGAGCAAAAAAGTAAGGTTTGGAATCAACAGCAGTATCAGTTCGTCAAACCATGCTGCTTTGACGACTACTAGTATTGACAGAATAGTATAAGCTACAGGACCTCCAAAATAGCGCACAAGTTTACTGGCTTTGTCCGTAAGATAAGTTTGTATGTCTATGGACAGTACAGGTAATGCGGCCAGGAATAAAAACAGATGTTGAAAAATCTCTGCAACCGCAAAAATCATAAATAGTCCCTGTCCTTTTTCAAAGCCAGGGTTTGAAGCAGCGTAACAAATGAAGAATAGGAAACCTGATGATACAAACGAAAGTAACAACGTCAATAATAGGTTCTTGATTAGTAATCTGGTCATAGGTATTTTAAAAATTGAAGATATCCTGATTAAAAAAAAGTTAAGCCGGACGGAGATCGCCGGGGAGATAACGTTTCTTCCGAACTTCACCATCTACCATGAGAATGTACATATTCGTCTTATCCTCGTAATGGTAGAAACGAGATATAACATGTCCGGTGCGTAGTGTTTTAACATTAGGTCCGATAATGGTAACTACCCGCTGACCGAATTTAAATTCTGCAGGTGGCAGATTATCTCTTCTATTAATTAATTCTCCAAAAAAGACGCTCATTTCGTCCGCATTTGCCATTGTAAGTGTACGCATTACAGTTCCGAAAAAGTTGACGACGAAGTCATGGATCGCGCCATATGATACGGTCTTTTCTATCAGTAATTTTTCTCTCCTGCCGGTTGAAGAATCCCACCACATATATACCTGTATGTGTGTTCTATAGTCCGGGGTATCCCTCCACCTAACGGTTATTAAAGAACTGAAGGTGAAAGAAAAAGGTGTTTCGTTTACACCATAGCGCGGCCGTGTCAGCTGTTTATAGAAGCTGATCATGGCGGTTAGTTTGATAGGATTTTGATGCGTCCATCTAAGTACAGCACCAAGGCAGTATCCAGGGTGCAGGTACAATAAATCCTTACTTTAGGCGTCCAGTGTGGGCCGGCAGCAGAGATGATATTATGCTGTTTTGAAAAAAGCGCAATGTTCTGAAACATAGTTAACAGGGTTTTCTGATCATATAGGGATAGGCGAATATACTATTGTACATTCAAAAAACTGGCTTTTATGGCATTATCATCAATAGTGGCTAATCGACCAGGTAATGCGTGATAATTTTGCTGATAGTATCTGCTTTATTATAAACCATGAGATGCCCTCCGCCCTTAATGCGATAATCAGGGTGTACCAGCCGGCTGGTTATTACTCTGTCGGCTGTGCCGTGTATCTGGATAGTTCTCTCCGGTGCTTCTTTATTGTCCCAGTAGGCAATACTTTTTAATGCCCAGCGAAAGAAACGTACATCTGTATGCTTCAATAATTCTGTTAGTGTCTTTTTGTCTTTTGGTGACCGTGCGCCAAAATATTGATAGGTGAGAAAGTTCGTTCGTCGGATTAATGAACCGGGAATGATTCGATATAATCCCAATTTCATAAAGAAAAACTGTATCCTGTTTAATTCACTCTTTGTCCTGACAGAGGAGATCAGGACCATTTTATCTACCTTTATTTGCTTGGATACTTCCACTGCAACGATTCCCCCAAAAGATAGTCCGATGATATCTGGATTTTCAACGGTGATCTGACTCTTTATCCTGCCTGCATATTCCCTGATTGATTCATTTGGCAATGCGGGGATCCAGTTAATATAGATTTTGTGGACGCCAGGAAGTTCCAGGTTCATGAATATACTTGAGTCCGCCCCCAGACCACTAAAAAGATAAACAGTTTTTTCTTCCTTTATTGCTGTATCCTGTGGGGCCTGAGCACCCGCCACGAGGCTACTGAACATAAATAAAATTCCCCAAATCACTTTCACGCTTTGCGTCATAGATTGCTTCGCTTCTTGCCTGATAGACATTTTTAATATAGTAGTTTACGATATTACTGCAGTCAGGCACATTGTATTTTCCAATACCGGAGCCGCTGTAGTACAAGTTTCTTTCCGAAGATTATCCGTGCTTCTTGTTGAGGAAGTGTAGGAGTAGCCGCCGTAAAGTATTACCTATGGCAAGTTTGATACCATTTCTTAAAATGGGTCAAATTTAAGATACTTTCAGCAGTTGTTCGCTAAACTTAGCAGGCATTGAGGGGCGCTATCAGGTGGTTTATAGTTGAAGGATAGTGTTCCTTTACCCGGGAATGTTTTTGACTTGAAGCGTCTTCCAATGATTTGTAAGTCAGTTTCTAAAATAAAGTGTGGCTTTGATGTATGTTGCTTATAGTTAAACGTTTATTACAGTTTGAGAATATATTTTTTATACTTAATTTAAGAAGTGTCGGGCATACGTGATAATATTCATTCTTGCCCTGCTGCAACTATTTTGAGCCCTCCGCGTCCTTCTTGCAAACAAATTTTATCATTATACCATGTACAAAACTGCTTTAGCTTTTTCTCTTTATTTAATAGGTTCAATTTTTAACCCGGCTTTTGGCCAGGAGCGGCAATCTCCTGCACAATTGCAAAACCTGGCTGATAGCTTATATAAAGCAAAGCAATTTTCGCTTGCGGCAAGTTATTACCTGGCAGTAGTTGATAAGAGTGACTTTAAGGCAAAAAAAATGAGTGCCTATTATAATATGGCTTGTTGTCTTAGTCTTGCCGGAAAATCAGATTCAGCATTGATTATTTTGAAAGAGGCAATAAAAGCCGGTTATGATGACAAAGCTCATTTACAAAAGGATGAAGACCTGATTTCCTTACACACTTCATCTAGATGGAATGGTCTCATAAATAGTGTGCAGGAAAGCAAAAAGGTATTAAATACTGATCCTGCCAAAGCGAGTTTCATTACTACTGATATTCATCATTTCTGGAAAGCCTTTGATATCGCATCGAGGGACACTGCACATTTCAGGCAGATTATAAAGGAGGGATATTTTGATAAGGCCAGTAGAGGAATGAATGATTACATGGGCTATAAAGTGAGCAGTATTGACTTTTTCGTTGATCATATCCGCTCTGCACCTGCGTTCTACGCAGCCATTCGTAAGAGTACATTTAAGACAGATGAGTATAAGCCGGCCTTTCTGGCTTCCTATGTTAAACTAAAGTCCATATATGAGGATGCGCTGTTTCCTGATGTATATTTTGTAATAGGTGCGCTTACCAGTGGTGGAACGGTATCTGACGCCGGATTACTGCTGGGGGTGAATCAAACGGCCAAGGACAGTACAGTACCACTTAATGAGCTTAGTTTCAAACAAAGAACCAGGGTAAATAACATTTTGCTGTTACCATATCTGGTTGCTCATGAACTTATCCATTTCCAGCAGGATGGTATGAAAAATGACACTACCACCCTAAGCTATGTAATCCGGGAGGGAATGGCTGATTTTATTGGTGAATTAATCAGTGGAGGAAATGCCAACCAGGTGCTTTATAACTGGGCAAAAGGTAAGGAGAAACAAATATGGAGCAATTTTACGAAGGATATGTACTATAACAGGTACAGTAACTGGATAGCTAATTCTCAACAATCTACCCCAGATAATTTACCGGACCAGGGATATTGGATAGGTTATCAGATCTGTAAATCTTATTATGAGCAGTCTATAGATAAAAAGAAGGCTATTTACGACATGCTGCATATACAGGATTACGATGCATTTTTCCAACAGAGTAAATGGGCGGATAAAATCTCCACTTTACAGTAATTAGCTGGAAGTGTATTTGTAGTGAATATTTAGCGTGGAAGACATCAGCATAAATGATTTCGACCATCAAAGATCTGCAGGTGGCGAAATCATTTATGTTAAAGGGAAATCCTAGATTTACAGCAAACGCCTTAGGAACAAACCATAGTTTGCAGGCAAGGAGCCTGTTCCACTTACCTGTAGGAGGTCCGTACCTAATCCGAATTGCCAGCCTTTATGACTAACACCCGCTCTGATATATTGATTTGCAAAGTTATACCGGAGTCTATTATCATAGTTGAAATTATAGGAGCCGATAAATTGAGTAAACAAGCGCCAGGTTCCTTGTGTATTCAATCGCGGACTATAAGACATCAGTACAAAAAGCTCACTGTTAGGAGAGTGGACCGGTTCAAAGGAGCCGAAAGCGGTCAAAGATAGATCCCCAACATTATAACTATAGGCGATAGCTATTTGTGGCATGAAGCCAGTGTTTGTTACATAGCCACCACCGGCCAAACTAACGCCCTTGGCAATATCATAAAAGAACAGGGATTGACCTGTAAAACTGCTTTTATTTCGATCGGAATAAGGTGTTTCATACCTCAGATAGCCAAAATATCCAAACCGGCTTGTGGAATCCAGGTATTTGGTCATATACATTTGATGGGCAAATGCACGATGTCCTGCAAATACTTCCACCGGTATGTCACCTTGTTGGGCAAAGGCGGTCTGATAAAAAGCGAACAGTGTTATAATGCTAATAATGCCCAATTTTCTGGTCGTGGCCTTTAAGTACAGACTTATCTTTTTCATGTATTGAATTATTTATGTGAGGCGCGTTAAGGCACACCACTAGATTAGAAAGCATCACTAGTTTAGCGGGTCCTGACACATGGCCAGTGTATCATGAGCTGATTTATACAGGAGTATTTCCCGGCTGGAGAAGTGATCTTTTTACTATTGGATGGCAAAATTAGACTGGATATGAGGTCTAAAACAGGTACATTTAGGGTATAATTAGGTAGAATCAGCGTATGGTACGGGAAAATCTATATGAGTCTGTCCAGGTGTATTACGAAACATCAGATAGTTGTTTCGAGGGTGACAAGCAACTTAATTTTTTCGAGTTGTTTTATGTGCTTTCAGGGAAAGGCGCGCATATAGTGAATGGCAACAAAATACAGTTCAAAAAGAATGAACTCTTCCTGCTTACTCCCAATGACCGTCATAGTTTTGAAGTGGACGAATTCTGTGAATTTTTAGTGATCCGCTTTGGTCAGAACTATGTAGCCGAATTTCAATGGAAGAGTATTGACCAGATGGAATGTGTGCTTTTCCATGCATCCCACTTGTCTGAATCAATTTTGAAAAACCCGGAAGACAATGAGGCGGTAGCATCGCTTATGCAATACCTGTTGCGGATCCTTCAAAGAGATAATTTGTACAAGGAAGATCTTATCAGGCACCTGGTGAACGCGATTATTGTCATTGCAGCACGTAATCTATCTATCATCAGGCCACAGCGTATGCAGGAAAACGTGGATGAAAAGATTCTGGAAATGATTGATTACATCCAGGCCCATATCCACAAACCTGATATGCTAAAGCTTGAAGTGATGGCTGATAAGTTCGGCGTATCAAAAACCTATATCGGTGCTTATTTTCGCAGACAAGCCGGCGAATCGCTGCAACAATATATTTCGGCATACCGTATCAGATTGATTGAACACAGGCTGCGATTTAGTAATAAGAGGATTACTGAAATTGCTGAGGAGTTTGGGTTTGCAGACGAAAGCCATGTTAATAAATTTTTCAAGCGGCATACAGGGGTAAGATTGAAGTCTTATCGAACGAAAAATAGAGTGTAACAGTCGGATTATTGATAGGCTTTCACAACGCGTATACTACTTACGTGTTATGCGTTTTTTAGTTTCATTTTATAATATTTGTAGTCAATTGGATTTCGATGTTTTCCTATACCGTTTTACATACCTTATACTTTATTACAGCATATTCAATACTTATGTAAGATTTAA contains the following coding sequences:
- a CDS encoding flavin monoamine oxidase family protein gives rise to the protein MANEQIDIAIIGGGVSGVYSAWKLKKQFPDQKIVVFEGSDHIGGRLLSVKPPEIPYMTAELGGMRILENTQKLIVDLIETLNTELPAAEKITLYDFPVDEPQNLAYLRGEYLRLVDFATRPDKVPYNMSFLEEGNGPGTIIVNAIEQIVPGITNPDLTEDERREMAKVASFDGLPLYHWGFWNLLYRVISSEGYQFAMDAGGYDSTLVNWNACDAIPWYLSDFGISPKYKGFTNGFQQVPIALAELFEKDGGDVRLEHRLLNFDYTDGQFTLNFANDQTIIAGKLILAMPRRALDLIMPDSPELKRIQPLISSVTPRPLFKLFTTYANPWWRIAGYTNAEGKFVPVQSGRSVTDLPVRQTYYWPNSDGTPAVNGRAMLLASYDDGNNIGFWDGLRPQRSAAWRAGLSHAKIADPFIGDDDQKIDGKNAAPVQGQLNQTWDEYQAPRRMVAEIARQLQQMHGLDYTPLVKSAAFRDWGEDPYGGGWNSWNIGIRSWEVRDKITNPIAEIPLYICGEAYSDAQGWVEGALQTAEIMLGKFLAPSANAKQTNNVSQLQPS
- a CDS encoding alpha/beta hydrolase encodes the protein MSIRQEAKQSMTQSVKVIWGILFMFSSLVAGAQAPQDTAIKEEKTVYLFSGLGADSSIFMNLELPGVHKIYINWIPALPNESIREYAGRIKSQITVENPDIIGLSFGGIVAVEVSKQIKVDKMVLISSVRTKSELNRIQFFFMKLGLYRIIPGSLIRRTNFLTYQYFGARSPKDKKTLTELLKHTDVRFFRWALKSIAYWDNKEAPERTIQIHGTADRVITSRLVHPDYRIKGGGHLMVYNKADTISKIITHYLVD
- a CDS encoding TPR end-of-group domain-containing protein, translating into MYKTALAFSLYLIGSIFNPAFGQERQSPAQLQNLADSLYKAKQFSLAASYYLAVVDKSDFKAKKMSAYYNMACCLSLAGKSDSALIILKEAIKAGYDDKAHLQKDEDLISLHTSSRWNGLINSVQESKKVLNTDPAKASFITTDIHHFWKAFDIASRDTAHFRQIIKEGYFDKASRGMNDYMGYKVSSIDFFVDHIRSAPAFYAAIRKSTFKTDEYKPAFLASYVKLKSIYEDALFPDVYFVIGALTSGGTVSDAGLLLGVNQTAKDSTVPLNELSFKQRTRVNNILLLPYLVAHELIHFQQDGMKNDTTTLSYVIREGMADFIGELISGGNANQVLYNWAKGKEKQIWSNFTKDMYYNRYSNWIANSQQSTPDNLPDQGYWIGYQICKSYYEQSIDKKKAIYDMLHIQDYDAFFQQSKWADKISTLQ
- a CDS encoding helix-turn-helix domain-containing protein is translated as MVRENLYESVQVYYETSDSCFEGDKQLNFFELFYVLSGKGAHIVNGNKIQFKKNELFLLTPNDRHSFEVDEFCEFLVIRFGQNYVAEFQWKSIDQMECVLFHASHLSESILKNPEDNEAVASLMQYLLRILQRDNLYKEDLIRHLVNAIIVIAARNLSIIRPQRMQENVDEKILEMIDYIQAHIHKPDMLKLEVMADKFGVSKTYIGAYFRRQAGESLQQYISAYRIRLIEHRLRFSNKRITEIAEEFGFADESHVNKFFKRHTGVRLKSYRTKNRV